A genomic segment from Gammaproteobacteria bacterium encodes:
- the alaC gene encoding alanine transaminase — MIDDFPRIKRLPPYVFNIVGDLKAKARARGEDIIDFGMGNPDQPTPQHIVDKLIEAAQRGDTHRYSLSRGIPRLRKAICGWYERRFQVQLDPESEAIVTIGSKEGLAHLALATVGPGDAVLVPNPAYPIHPYGFVIAGADIRHVPLVEGGDFFAELEKAIKDSWPKPKMLILNFPGNPTAQCVELSFFEKVVAICREHKIWVIHDLAYADIAFDGYVAPSIMQVPGAKDLAVEFFTLSKSYNMPGWRVGFMVGNPKLVAALARMKSYLDYGMFTPVQVAAIAALEGPQDCVREISNMYQDRRDALCSGLNSIGWDVTPPKATMFVWAPIPEQYRHLGSLEFSKKVLREAKVAVSPGVGFGSYGDDHVRFGLIENEHRTRQAVRGIRDMLRRDSKAGSDVSAK; from the coding sequence TTGATCGACGATTTTCCAAGAATTAAACGCCTGCCCCCGTACGTGTTCAATATCGTTGGCGATTTGAAGGCGAAGGCCCGCGCCCGTGGGGAGGACATCATCGATTTCGGCATGGGTAATCCGGACCAGCCGACACCACAGCATATCGTCGATAAACTGATTGAGGCGGCGCAACGGGGCGATACTCACCGCTATTCCTTGTCGCGCGGTATCCCGCGCCTGCGTAAGGCAATTTGCGGTTGGTATGAGCGCCGCTTCCAGGTACAGCTCGATCCCGAGAGCGAGGCGATTGTGACCATCGGTTCCAAGGAAGGTCTGGCCCATCTGGCACTGGCCACGGTGGGGCCGGGTGATGCGGTACTGGTGCCGAATCCCGCCTACCCGATCCATCCCTATGGCTTTGTCATCGCCGGGGCGGATATCCGCCATGTGCCGTTGGTGGAAGGCGGTGACTTTTTTGCTGAACTGGAGAAGGCGATCAAGGACTCCTGGCCCAAGCCGAAGATGCTGATATTGAATTTCCCCGGCAATCCGACGGCGCAGTGTGTGGAGCTGTCTTTCTTCGAGAAGGTGGTGGCGATTTGCCGCGAGCACAAGATTTGGGTCATTCATGATCTGGCCTACGCGGATATTGCCTTCGATGGTTACGTGGCGCCTTCGATCATGCAGGTGCCCGGCGCCAAGGACCTGGCGGTGGAGTTCTTCACGCTTTCCAAGAGCTACAATATGCCTGGCTGGCGGGTAGGTTTCATGGTCGGTAACCCCAAGCTGGTGGCGGCGCTGGCACGGATGAAGTCTTATCTGGATTACGGCATGTTCACGCCGGTGCAGGTGGCGGCCATTGCCGCGCTGGAAGGGCCGCAGGACTGTGTCCGCGAGATCAGTAATATGTACCAGGACCGCCGTGATGCGTTGTGCAGTGGCCTGAACTCGATTGGTTGGGACGTGACGCCGCCGAAGGCGACGATGTTCGTCTGGGCGCCGATTCCGGAGCAATACCGTCACCTGGGGTCATTGGAATTTTCCAAGAAGGTGTTGCGTGAGGCCAAGGTGGCGGTGTCACCGGGCGTCGGTTTTGGCAGTTATGGCGATGATCACGTCCGCTTTGGTCTGATCGAAAACGAACACCGTACCCGTCAGGCGGTACGCGGCATCCGCGACATGCTGCGCCGTGACTCGAAAGCGGGTTCGGATGTGTCGGCTAAATAA
- a CDS encoding Mth938-like domain-containing protein has translation MAFNQDIDFSIYTIRSYQRGEIIVSLPPRQEEMDEARNASPNAKPRLPYERLSQSFIITAETVIRDWPPQDISTLSRDHIAQLAAYDPEVVLIGTGTRLTWPDRALLTPLMEQHIGFEVMDTAAACRTYNVLSLEGRKVVAGLMMIR, from the coding sequence ATGGCTTTCAACCAGGACATTGATTTTAGCATCTACACCATTCGTAGTTATCAGCGTGGTGAAATCATTGTCAGCCTCCCCCCCCGTCAGGAAGAGATGGATGAGGCCCGCAATGCCAGCCCCAACGCTAAACCGCGCCTGCCCTACGAGAGGCTCAGTCAAAGCTTTATCATCACTGCCGAAACCGTGATCCGTGATTGGCCCCCACAAGACATCAGCACCCTCAGCCGTGACCACATCGCCCAACTCGCCGCCTATGATCCCGAGGTCGTCCTCATCGGTACCGGTACCCGCCTCACCTGGCCCGACCGCGCCCTCCTCACCCCATTGATGGAACAACATATCGGCTTTGAAGTGATGGACACCGCCGCCGCCTGCCGCACCTACAACGTGCTCAGCCTGGAAGGCAGAAAGGTGGTGGCAGGATTGATGATGATTCGGTAG
- a CDS encoding phospholipase A — protein sequence MRGFSLHIVLGCGLLLLVGVQADADDANQENKVDTISHYLSGNEPSYFVFARDKGDDDYHGEFYLSIKYPLLQRPIRYLLGKNSALNFNYNGLYDFYLASRYSSPIISRRQNPGLMYEYRFLGHNTLRKAKFGYFHESNGQTIDNQADFLNTTNVQDYVSRGWDYLHLELSVTPEESWYVYLQGHLYLNKQMFKLDREEKWPWEVPVGVALPIDEYDGLRLIVGQTLKRKHWYFDEIKLSAIYRTGYHDPGHNSTRRLEATFRIFDVPLYLYYFDGYGINIASYFMKSSSYGIGFELW from the coding sequence ATGAGGGGATTTAGCTTACATATCGTTTTGGGTTGTGGTTTGCTGTTACTCGTTGGCGTGCAGGCGGATGCCGACGATGCCAATCAGGAAAATAAAGTCGATACCATTAGTCACTATCTTAGCGGCAACGAACCCTCCTATTTCGTGTTTGCCCGCGATAAAGGAGATGATGACTATCATGGTGAGTTTTATCTTTCGATCAAATATCCTCTTCTGCAACGACCAATTCGATATCTCTTGGGAAAAAATTCCGCACTTAATTTCAATTACAATGGCCTGTATGATTTTTACCTGGCATCACGCTACTCCTCCCCCATCATCTCACGGCGGCAAAATCCTGGGCTGATGTACGAATACCGTTTTTTGGGGCACAACACATTACGCAAGGCAAAGTTTGGCTACTTTCATGAATCAAATGGTCAGACGATCGATAATCAAGCTGACTTTTTAAACACCACTAATGTCCAGGATTATGTCAGCCGCGGCTGGGACTATTTGCATCTGGAGTTGAGCGTTACACCCGAGGAGAGTTGGTACGTCTACTTGCAGGGGCACCTCTACTTAAACAAACAGATGTTCAAACTTGACAGAGAGGAAAAATGGCCATGGGAAGTCCCTGTCGGAGTAGCGTTGCCAATCGATGAATATGACGGCCTGAGATTAATCGTCGGCCAGACGCTTAAACGTAAACATTGGTACTTCGACGAAATAAAACTCAGCGCCATTTATCGAACGGGGTATCATGATCCAGGCCATAACTCGACCCGCAGATTAGAGGCTACGTTCAGGATTTTTGATGTTCCGTTATACCTATATTATTTTGACGGCTATGGGATCAACATTGCTTCATATTTCATGAAGAGCTCGTCTTATGGCATTGGTTTTGAACTTTGGTAG
- the rpoS gene encoding RNA polymerase sigma factor RpoS, producing the protein MVEKNRSVEQPQSDELTDDTEANKLWTEPEELLKDEVGIPADAETASSWKAVEVVVDATRIYLSEIGFSPLLSAEEEVYYARRALKGDDDARRRMIESNLRLVVKIARYYMNRGLAFLDLIEEGNLGLIHAVEKFDPERGFRFSTYATWWIRQTIERAIMNQTRTIRLPVHVVKQINSYQKIARKLAQELDHDPSPEEVAARLELPLAEVQMILGLQEQLSMVESASLDKDRLLQETIADENQIDPAAQLQEEEIQASIAAWLSQLNEKQRQVVEQRFGLNGDEIATLEEVGERIGVTRERVRQIQVEALRKLRRILEKQGISGDQLLG; encoded by the coding sequence GTGGTGGAGAAAAACCGTTCGGTGGAGCAACCGCAGTCGGATGAACTGACTGACGACACCGAGGCAAATAAACTCTGGACAGAACCAGAGGAGCTACTCAAGGATGAGGTGGGAATTCCCGCAGATGCTGAGACCGCTTCCAGTTGGAAGGCGGTTGAAGTCGTGGTCGATGCGACGCGTATTTACCTCAGTGAGATTGGCTTTTCGCCATTATTGTCCGCCGAAGAAGAAGTTTATTACGCCCGGCGTGCGCTTAAAGGGGATGATGATGCGCGACGGCGCATGATCGAAAGTAATCTGCGCCTTGTTGTCAAAATTGCCCGTTATTACATGAATCGTGGACTCGCCTTTCTGGATTTGATCGAAGAAGGCAATCTTGGGTTGATTCATGCGGTGGAAAAATTCGATCCTGAACGCGGGTTTCGATTTTCCACCTACGCCACCTGGTGGATACGTCAGACCATCGAGCGAGCGATAATGAATCAAACTCGCACTATTCGTCTCCCGGTCCACGTCGTCAAGCAAATCAATAGCTATCAAAAAATTGCCCGCAAGCTTGCCCAAGAGCTCGATCACGATCCCAGTCCCGAAGAAGTCGCCGCCAGGCTCGAATTACCCCTGGCTGAGGTGCAAATGATTTTAGGTTTGCAGGAACAGCTATCAATGGTTGAATCGGCGAGTCTTGATAAGGATCGCTTGTTGCAGGAAACGATCGCCGACGAAAATCAAATCGATCCCGCCGCGCAACTGCAGGAGGAAGAAATCCAGGCCAGTATCGCCGCCTGGTTGTCGCAGTTAAATGAAAAACAGCGCCAAGTCGTTGAGCAGCGTTTTGGACTCAATGGCGATGAGATCGCCACCCTTGAGGAAGTCGGCGAACGCATCGGTGTAACGCGTGAGCGTGTTCGCCAAATACAGGTTGAGGCGTTGCGTAAACTGCGGCGTATACTTGAAAAACAGGGCATTTCTGGCGATCAGTTGTTGGGATAA
- a CDS encoding peptidoglycan DD-metalloendopeptidase family protein, translated as MVFLIATSSLPGCGSHFYHQVRDGDTLYSISWSYDRDYHDVARWNDIEPPYTVHYGDWLRVVPPVDGEEGAVQPKKHSPGKAPVRSSQPTTVAKTPAHPDSRQAIAPVDAAPIVRDEVEWQWPAQGDVVHRYDARSQGKKGIAISGMSGDAVKAAASGKVVYSGDGLRGYGKLLIIKHNDKYLSAYAHNRELLVKEGEQVSRGQGIARMGSTEADRVKLHFEIRADGKPVDPLRYLPKGGS; from the coding sequence GTGGTATTTCTCATCGCAACATCGAGTCTGCCTGGTTGTGGCAGTCATTTTTATCACCAGGTGCGTGACGGTGATACGCTGTATTCAATTAGCTGGAGCTACGATCGTGACTATCACGATGTCGCCCGGTGGAATGATATAGAGCCTCCTTACACTGTGCATTATGGTGACTGGTTGCGAGTGGTGCCGCCAGTCGATGGCGAGGAGGGGGCAGTTCAACCCAAAAAACATAGCCCCGGCAAAGCACCGGTGCGATCCTCACAGCCGACAACAGTTGCAAAAACACCTGCTCATCCCGATTCGCGTCAAGCCATTGCACCAGTGGATGCAGCGCCCATCGTTCGTGATGAAGTTGAATGGCAATGGCCCGCACAAGGCGATGTGGTGCATCGTTATGATGCCAGGTCGCAAGGCAAGAAGGGAATTGCTATCAGTGGTATGAGCGGCGATGCCGTTAAGGCAGCAGCGAGTGGCAAAGTGGTTTATAGTGGCGATGGATTGCGCGGTTATGGCAAGTTGCTGATCATCAAGCACAATGACAAATATCTCAGCGCCTATGCTCATAATCGCGAATTATTGGTCAAAGAAGGTGAGCAAGTTAGTCGTGGTCAGGGCATTGCCCGCATGGGGAGTACCGAGGCGGATCGGGTAAAATTGCACTTTGAGATACGGGCCGATGGTAAACCCGTTGATCCGCTCCGCTATCTCCCAAAAGGTGGATCATAA
- a CDS encoding DedA family protein: protein MRFFSLLYDKALNWSRHRHAPWFLGAISFAESSFFPIPPDVMLAPMSLAAPRRAWFFALLTTLTSVAGGAFGYLIGMLAFEAVEPILHQVGYWDGFLKVKQWFIEEGIWVIFIAAFSPIPYKLFTIGAGVMSMAFVPFVLTSLVGRGARFFMVAGLMKWGGERMERMLRHYVDLIGWLLVVLVVVLYLFSKFS, encoded by the coding sequence ATGCGGTTTTTTTCCTTGCTCTATGATAAAGCGCTGAACTGGTCGAGACATCGGCATGCCCCGTGGTTTTTGGGCGCGATAAGTTTTGCGGAATCTTCTTTTTTCCCAATTCCACCCGACGTGATGTTGGCACCGATGTCATTGGCGGCGCCCCGGCGAGCCTGGTTTTTTGCCCTATTAACGACCCTGACCTCAGTAGCGGGTGGGGCGTTTGGCTACCTGATTGGCATGCTGGCATTCGAAGCTGTGGAACCCATTTTGCATCAGGTGGGTTACTGGGATGGATTTCTTAAAGTGAAACAATGGTTTATTGAGGAAGGAATTTGGGTGATTTTTATTGCCGCATTCTCGCCAATTCCCTATAAACTATTTACCATCGGCGCTGGTGTGATGAGCATGGCGTTTGTTCCATTTGTACTCACTTCTTTAGTTGGCCGTGGCGCGCGTTTTTTTATGGTGGCCGGACTGATGAAGTGGGGTGGTGAGCGCATGGAGCGAATGTTGCGTCACTACGTTGATCTTATCGGTTGGCTGTTGGTGGTATTGGTGGTTGTGTTGTATCTGTTCAGTAAGTTTTCTTAA
- a CDS encoding protein-L-isoaspartate(D-aspartate) O-methyltransferase, protein MNGPRHRGIGMTSQRTRERLISRLQEQGIRNPKVLDVFRNTPRHIFVDEALASRSYDDTALPIGFGQTISQPYIVARMTEIVIETGPCKKVLEIGTGSGYQAAILAQVAEQVFSVERIGELSQRARQRFRELKLHNLRLKHVDGQMGWQEYAPYDVIVMTAAPLEIPAALLEQLAIGGRLIAPVGQSGKQELVLITRTEEGFHRMPIEEVEFVPLLSGNR, encoded by the coding sequence ATGAATGGTCCTCGGCATCGCGGTATTGGTATGACTTCGCAGCGCACCCGCGAGCGCCTGATCTCGCGCCTGCAGGAACAGGGGATACGCAATCCCAAGGTGTTGGATGTATTCCGCAATACACCGCGGCACATTTTTGTCGATGAAGCATTGGCCAGTCGATCCTATGATGACACCGCATTGCCCATTGGCTTTGGTCAGACGATCTCGCAACCGTATATCGTGGCGCGGATGACTGAAATTGTCATTGAAACCGGCCCCTGCAAGAAGGTGCTGGAAATTGGTACCGGTTCCGGTTATCAGGCGGCAATTTTGGCGCAAGTGGCCGAGCAGGTTTTTAGCGTTGAACGGATAGGTGAATTGTCGCAGCGTGCCCGGCAACGATTTCGTGAATTGAAACTCCACAATCTCAGGCTCAAACACGTCGATGGCCAAATGGGGTGGCAGGAATATGCGCCCTATGATGTCATTGTCATGACCGCAGCACCGCTGGAAATTCCCGCTGCACTGCTTGAGCAGTTGGCCATCGGTGGGCGTTTGATCGCCCCTGTGGGGCAGAGTGGTAAACAAGAGTTGGTGCTGATCACCCGTACCGAAGAGGGATTTCACAGGATGCCGATCGAAGAAGTCGAGTTCGTGCCCCTGTTATCTGGAAATCGCTGA
- the surE gene encoding 5'/3'-nucleotidase SurE, which translates to MRILLSNDDGYLAPGIQCLAESLRQIADVTLVAPERNRSGASNSLTLDQPLRAHYVSNNVIYVDGTPTDCVHLAITGLLDKEPDMVVAGINAGANMGDDVLYSGTVAAATEGRFLGFPAIAVSLVGADPKHYATAAKAAMQLIDRLLRDPLPADTILNVNVPDIPWEKIEGFEATRLGHRHKSEPVIKAHDPRGRDIYWVGPAGSEADAGPGTDFHAVRRNRISVTPIQIDLTRYTALEQVATWLSGM; encoded by the coding sequence ATGCGTATTCTGCTGAGCAATGATGATGGTTATCTTGCTCCGGGTATCCAGTGTCTGGCGGAGTCCCTTCGTCAAATCGCTGATGTTACCCTGGTCGCGCCGGAGCGGAATCGTAGCGGCGCGAGCAATTCCCTGACCCTTGATCAACCGCTGCGTGCCCATTATGTGTCTAACAACGTGATCTATGTCGACGGCACCCCCACCGATTGTGTGCATCTTGCAATTACCGGCCTGCTCGATAAAGAACCAGACATGGTAGTCGCCGGCATTAATGCCGGGGCCAACATGGGGGATGATGTTTTATATTCGGGTACCGTCGCGGCGGCAACGGAAGGCCGCTTTCTGGGGTTTCCTGCGATAGCGGTATCGTTGGTGGGCGCCGATCCAAAACACTATGCCACGGCGGCGAAAGCCGCTATGCAACTGATCGATCGGTTGTTACGTGATCCGTTACCTGCGGATACCATTCTTAACGTCAATGTACCGGATATTCCTTGGGAGAAAATCGAAGGCTTTGAGGCGACCCGGCTTGGGCATCGTCATAAATCCGAGCCCGTCATCAAGGCGCATGATCCCCGTGGACGGGATATTTACTGGGTGGGACCTGCGGGTTCTGAGGCCGATGCCGGGCCGGGCACGGATTTTCATGCCGTTCGGCGCAACCGAATATCAGTAACCCCCATTCAAATCGATCTGACGCGTTATACTGCGCTCGAACAAGTGGCAACGTGGTTATCAGGAATGTAA
- the nuoN gene encoding NADH-quinone oxidoreductase subunit NuoN, with the protein MNFVMPNFIPALPEIFVLGMACAILIIDLYLKDSDRVVTFFMSLATLAGAAMLTISLSESERVLTFNDSFVIDQMGNVLKLFIYLVTAVVFLYSRRYLKQRSLYRGEFFVLGLFAVLGMMVMVSAHSLLTVYLGLELLSLSLYALVAFQRDSLNATEAAMKYFVLGALASGMLLYGMSMIYGMVGSLDLAVIGGYVASNSDNIVLMFGLVFVVVGLAFKLGAVPFHMWIPDVYHGAPTAVTLFIGTAPKIAAFAMIMRLLVEGLGDLHHQWQDLLIVLSILSIAIGNVIAIAQTNLKRMLAYSTIAHVGFLLLGILSGTENGYSASMFYVIVYALMGLGGFGMIIALSRAGFEADKIEDFKGLNERSPWLAAMMLILMFSMAGVPPTVGFYAKLSVIQSVVQIDLVWLAVYAVVFSVVGAFYYLRVIKVMYFDKPEEAGRIETGTDMRVVLSVNCLAMLVLGIFPAALMRYCLTVF; encoded by the coding sequence ATGAATTTTGTAATGCCAAATTTTATCCCAGCACTGCCTGAAATTTTTGTTTTGGGCATGGCCTGCGCGATCCTGATTATTGATCTTTATCTCAAAGACAGTGATCGCGTCGTGACCTTTTTTATGTCACTGGCGACACTGGCTGGGGCAGCGATGCTGACCATCAGCCTGTCAGAAAGTGAACGTGTGCTGACCTTCAATGACAGTTTCGTGATTGATCAGATGGGTAATGTACTTAAGCTCTTTATCTATCTGGTTACGGCAGTGGTATTTCTCTATTCGCGGCGTTATCTCAAACAGCGCAGTCTGTATCGCGGTGAGTTTTTCGTACTGGGGCTGTTTGCTGTACTCGGGATGATGGTCATGGTCTCCGCCCATAGCCTATTGACCGTATATCTGGGGCTGGAGCTGTTGTCGCTCTCGCTTTACGCCCTGGTCGCGTTTCAACGGGATTCGTTGAATGCCACTGAAGCCGCGATGAAGTATTTTGTCCTCGGCGCGCTAGCCTCCGGGATGTTGTTGTATGGCATGTCCATGATCTACGGCATGGTCGGCAGCCTGGATCTGGCCGTCATCGGCGGCTATGTGGCCTCCAATAGCGATAATATTGTGTTGATGTTTGGTTTGGTGTTTGTGGTGGTGGGCTTGGCCTTCAAGTTGGGCGCTGTGCCGTTCCACATGTGGATACCGGATGTTTATCACGGTGCGCCAACGGCGGTCACGTTGTTCATCGGCACCGCGCCCAAGATCGCTGCATTTGCCATGATCATGCGGCTCCTGGTAGAAGGATTGGGCGATTTGCATCATCAATGGCAAGACTTGCTGATTGTGTTGTCGATTTTGTCGATTGCCATTGGTAACGTCATTGCCATCGCGCAAACCAATCTCAAACGCATGTTGGCGTATTCGACGATTGCCCATGTCGGTTTTCTCCTGCTGGGTATCCTCTCCGGCACCGAAAATGGCTACTCCGCGTCCATGTTCTATGTGATTGTTTATGCGCTGATGGGGCTGGGTGGTTTCGGCATGATCATCGCGCTCAGCCGTGCCGGTTTCGAGGCGGATAAGATTGAAGACTTCAAAGGCCTGAACGAACGAAGTCCATGGCTGGCGGCCATGATGTTGATCCTGATGTTCTCAATGGCAGGGGTACCACCGACCGTGGGTTTCTATGCCAAGCTGTCAGTGATTCAATCCGTCGTTCAAATCGATCTGGTCTGGCTTGCCGTTTACGCAGTCGTCTTCTCCGTGGTGGGTGCGTTTTATTACCTGCGTGTCATCAAGGTCATGTATTTTGACAAACCTGAAGAGGCTGGTCGCATCGAAACGGGTACGGACATGCGAGTTGTGTTGTCGGTAAACTGTTTGGCGATGTTGGTGTTGGGCATCTTCCCGGCAGCATTGATGCGCTACTGTTTAACGGTATTCTAG